A portion of the Babylonia areolata isolate BAREFJ2019XMU chromosome 4, ASM4173473v1, whole genome shotgun sequence genome contains these proteins:
- the LOC143281343 gene encoding uncharacterized protein LOC143281343 has protein sequence MPVTRKTSAASTPSSGSRGVRAEGSTPSLSAEKKTELSGWIQGHLKEANPEGAFDEGLKNESNAVPSQDMYSKFRVLGTDLGLSGEALARFVVDAVAREEERQAREEERQAREEERKYRQWKDRKEEEYRKKKDDEERRRFERKMELRQEELEAHTAHQFPLVPYDEKDDFDSFLNHFERVAGLNKWKRSSWAARLVALLQGRARDACLRLQPEQLHDYDILKAALLYEFRLDADSYRKRFRSMRKLAEETFDQFLGRLKVCFSRWCVAAGRDESDAEDIKDLVLQEQFLTTLNPDLVTEVRREEPNRVEDVAHITTKIVNARRAGRMAEAEFRVSKKGSRVSDPSFNLGAEKKGPPHGSGDSAPNNVKGRDFTRIPACFNCGKPGHLAKECRQPKRVSLIAHVSPAQGVNAMTPTLCTSCASKQYSPRCEVSVNGHTVQALRDTGAQLIVVARRLVRPDCFTGATVRVVLAESRCSSVLPIARVDFQSPFIQGVLDVAVMESPVEEVLIGNCVWRGDGSSMVVPVYADPSLVGAVQTRAQAAANTKPLPPLPVKDIQIHVSREDLQHQQNDDPDFHQARDRAGSGLLQKTPSGEVSYFKKHGVLMRQFKDHRGQATQICVPKPLRSTVLRLGHEAPMSGHLGFRRTQQRIFPHFYWPGMCGDIKRFVLSCDRCQKTVPKGRVSRVPLLKMPLTVPFSREELSHDRERMLGARVGHTKVRAIPVRQTIRRPDRSCPSAIPGQSKNGQR, from the coding sequence atgcctgtaacacgaaaaacttctgcggcctctactcctagttcggggtcacggggggtcagggcagaaggcagtacaccttctctgagtgctgaaaaaaagactgaattgtccggatggattcagggccacctgaaggaggctaatcctgaaggtgctttcgatgaaggcttgaagaatgagtctaatgccgtaccttctcaggacatgtactcaaagttcagggtgttgggcactgacttaggtttgtctggagaggcgttggcccggtttgtggttgatgcagtagccagggaggaagagcgtcaggctagggaggaagagcgtcaggctagggaggaagagagaaagtacagacaatggaaggatagaaaagaagaagagtataggaagaaaaaagatgacgaggaaagacgtagattcgagaggaaaatggaactgcGCCAGGAAGAGCTAGAAGCTCACACGGCTCATCAGTTTCCGCTTGTGCCGTATGATGAGAAAGACGATTTCGATAGCTTCCTTAACCACTTTGAGAGAGTGGCGGGATTAAACAAGTGGAAGCGTAGCTCCTGGGCAGCCCGCCTGGTGGCCCTTTTGCAGGGTCGGGCGAGAGACGCCTGCCTACGGTTACAACCAGAACAACTACACGATTATGACATCTTAAAAGCGGCTCTGCTTTACGAATTCCGTCTGGATGCAGATTCCTACCGCAAACGGTTCCGTTCAATGCGGAAATTAGCGGAAGAGACGTTTGATCAGTTTCTGGGCAGGCTGAAGGTTTGTTTCTCCCGGTGGTGTGTGGCCGCTGGACGGGATGAATCTGATGCAGAGGACATTAAAGATCTGGTCCTTCAGGAGCAGTTCTTGACCACACTCAATCCCGATCTCGTCACTGAAGTTCGGCGTGAGGAACCCAATAGAGTTGAGGACGTTGCCCATATCACTACTAAAATTGTTAATGCTCGGAGAGCAGGTCGCATGGCGGAAGCTGAATTTCGAGTTTCCAAAAAAGGTAGTAGGGTTTCCGACCCCAGTTTCAATCTGGGCGCGGAGAAAAAAGGACCTCCACATGGGTCAGGGGATTCAGCTCCAAACAACGTAAAGGGAAGAGACTTTACAAGAATACCTGCCTGCTTCAACTGCGGGAAGCCAGGTCACTTGGCCAAAGAGTGCCGGCAACCCAAGAGGGTCTCACTCATTGCTCATGTCTCACCTGCACAGGGTGTTAATGCAATGACCCCGACGCTTTGCACGTCTTGTGCTTCTAAACAGTACTCGCCTCGCTGCGAGGTTTCTGTcaatggccacacagtgcaaGCTTTACGCGACACGGGAGCCCAGTTGATTGTTGTAGCCAGGCGACTCGTAAGACCTGACTGTTTTACTGGGGCCACAGTTCGCGTGGTGTTGGCAGAGTCAAGGTGCTCCTCAGTTCTGCCCATCGCCAGGGTGGACTTTCAGTCCCCGTTCATACAGGGCGTTTTGGACGTGGCTGTCATGGAGTCTCCTGTTGAGGAAGTTCTCATCGGGAATTGTGTTTGGAGAGGGGACGGCTCTTCAATGGTCGTGCCCGTCTATGCTGATCCCAGCCTTGTGGGCGCCGTTCAAACAAGAGCCCAGGCTGCAGCAAATACCAAACCCTTGCCTCCCCTGCCCGTCAAGGATATTCAGATCCATGTGTCACGGGAAGACTTACAGCACCAGCAAAATGACGATCCTGATTTTCATCAGGCACGTGATAGGGCTGGTTCAGGCCTTTTACAGAAAACCCCTTCAGGCGAGGTCTCttattttaaaaagcatggggtgcTGATGCGGCAGTTTAAAGATCACAGAGGCCAGGCGACCCAGATCTGTGTACCGAAGCCTTTGCGTTCCACAGTGCTACGCCTGGGTCATGAGGCTCCAATGTCTGGTCATTTGGGGTTTAGGCGGACGCAACAGAgaatatttcctcatttctattggcCAGGTATGTGCGGGGACATCAAACGCTTCGTTCTTTCCTGCGACAGGTGCCAAAAAACTGTACCTAAAGGGCGGGTTTCCAGAGTGCCTTTACTTAAAATGCCTCTGACTGTACCCTTCAGCCGAGAGGAACTATCCCACGATCGAGAGAGAATGCTTGGCGCTCGTGTGGGGCATACAAAAGTTCGAGCCATACCTGTACGGCAAACCATTCGTCGTCCAGACCGATCATGCCCCTCTGCAATACCTGGACAGAGCAAAAACGGCCAGCGGTAG
- the LOC143281783 gene encoding small ribosomal subunit protein uS12m-like → MSQLWSGLGRLVGSFAHSLPRLTSKLSAVQDYAVVKPYGNPLTRAGMWSSWVASPVWRTMATLNQMHRSGPHRPKPRKKGPMDGRPQLRGVVLKTLVKKPKKPNSANRKCVRLRLSTGKEVTAYVPGEGHNLQEHSIVLVRGGRVPDLPGVKLKCIRGKYDLAHVKK, encoded by the exons ATGTCCCAGCTGTGGTCAGGACTAGGACGACTGGTTGGCAGCTTTGCCCACAGTCTGCCCAGACTCACATCAAAACTGTCTGCAGTGCAGGACTATGCAG TTGTTAAGCCTTATGGAAACCCTCTGACCCGAGCCGGCATGTGGAGCAGCTGGGTTGCCTCCCCTGTGTGGCGCACGATGGCGACGCTGAACCAGATGCACCGCTCGGGGCCCCACCGACCCAAACCCCGCAAAAAGGGGCCCATGGATGGCCGCCCGCAGCTCAGGGGCGTGGTGCTCAAAACGCTCGTCAAGAAACCCAAAAAGCCCAACTCCGCCAACAGGAAGTGCGTGCGCCTGCGACTGAGCACGGGTAAAGAGGTGACAGCCTATGTCCCTGGGGAAGGTCACAACCTTCAGGAGCACAGCATCGTACTGGTGAGGGGGGGTCGTGTTCCCGACCTGCCTGGGGTCAAACTGAAGTGCATCCGCGGCAAGTACGACTTGGCGCATGTCAAAAAGTGA